A genomic window from Nomascus leucogenys isolate Asia chromosome 10, Asia_NLE_v1, whole genome shotgun sequence includes:
- the CNOT3 gene encoding CCR4-NOT transcription complex subunit 3 isoform X4 yields MADKRKLQGEIDRCLKKVSEGVEQFEDIWQKLHNAANANQKEKYEADLKKEIKKLQRLRDQIKTWVASNEIKDKRQLIDNRKLIETQMERFKVVERETKTKAYSKEGLGLAQKVDPAQKEKEEVGQWLTNTIDTLNMQVDQFESEVESLSVQTRKKKGDKDQKQDRIEGLKRHIEKHRYHVRMLETILRMLDNDSILVDAIRKIKDDVEYYVDSSQDPDFEENEFLYDDLDLEDIPQALVATSPPSHSHMEDEIFNQSSSTPTSTTSSSPIPPSPANCTTENSEDDKKRGRSTDSEVSQSPAKNGSKPVHSNQHPQSPAVPPTYPSGPPPAASALSTTPGNNGVPAPAAPPSALGAKASPAPSHNSGTPAPYAQAVAPPAPSGPSTTQPRPPSVQPSGGGGGGGGGGGSGSNSNSSASGGAGKQNGATSYSSVVADSPAEVALSSSGGNNASSQALGPPSGPHNPPPSTSKEPSAAAPTGAGGVAPGSGNNSGGPSLLVPLPVNPPSSPTPSFSDAKAAGALLNGPPQFSTAPEIKASEPLSSLKSMAERAAISSGIEDPVPTLHLTERDIILSSTSAPPASAQPPLQLSEVNIPLSLGVCPLGPVPLTKEQLYQQAMEEAAWHHMPHPSDSERIRQYLPRNPCPTPPYHHQMPPPHSDTVEFYQRLSTETLFFIFYYLEGTKAQYLAAKALKKQSWRFHTKYMMWFQRHEEPKTITDEFEQPAQSLSRTKFSSLWLSAQPGPPPSHPPLGQLLGLL; encoded by the exons ATGGCGGACAAGCGCAAACTCCAAG GTGAGATTGATCGCTGCCTCAAGAAGGTGTCCGAGGGCGTGGAGCAGTTTGAAGATATTTGGCAGAAG CTCCACAATGCAGCCAACGCGAACCAGAAAGAAAAGTATGAGGCTGACCTAAAGAAGGAGATTAAGAAGCTACAA CGGCTAAGGGACCAGATCAAGACATGGGTAGCGTCCAACGAGATCAAGGACAAGAGGCAGCTTATAGACAACCGCAAGCTCATTGAGACG CAAATGGAACGGTTCAAAGTTGTGGAACGAGAGACCAAAACCAAAGCTTACAGCAAGgagggcctgggcctggcccagaagGTAGATCCTGcccagaaggagaaggaagaggttgGCCAGTGGCTCACG aATACCATCGACACGCTCAACATGCAGGTGGACCAGTTTGAGAGTGAAGTGGAGTCACTGTCAGTGCAGACACGCAAGAAGAAGGGCGACAAGGAT CAGAAGCAGGACCGGATCGAGGGCTTGAAGCGGCACATCGAGAAGCACCGCTACCACGTGCGCATGCTAGAGACCATCCTGCGCATGCTGGACAATGACTCCATCCTCGTTGATGCTATCCGCAAGATCAAGGACGACGTTGAGTACTATGTCGACTCATCCCAGGACCCCGACTTCGAGGAGAACGAGTTTCTCTACGATGACCTGGACCTCGAGGACATTC CACAGGCGCTGGTCGCCACCTCCCCCCCGAGCCACAGCCACATGGAGGATGAGATCTTCAACCAGTCCAGCAGCACGCCCACCTCGACCACCTCCAGCTCTCCCATCCCGCCCAGCCCAGCCAACTGTACCACG GAAAACTCTGAAGATGATAAGAAGAGGGGACGTTCCACAGACAGTGAAGTCAGCCAG TCTCCAGCCAAAAACGGCTCCAAGCCTGTCCACAGCAACCAGCACCCTCAGTCCCCAGCTGTGCCGCCCACCTACCCCTCCGGCCCCCCGCCTGCTGCCTCTGCCTTGAGCACCACTCCTGGCAACAATGGGGTCCCCGCCCCAGCAGCACCCCCAAGTGCCCTGGGCGCCAAGGCCAGTCCAGCTCCCAGCCACAACTCGGGCACCCCTGCTCCCTATGCCCAGGCTGTGGCCCCACCAGCTCCCAGTGGGCCCAGCACGACCCAGCCCCGGCCCCCCAGCGTCCAGCCTAGCGGAGGCGGTGGAGGCGGCGGCGGAGGCGGAGGGAGCGGCAGCAATAGTAACAGCAGTGCCAGTGGAGGGGCTGGCAAGCAGAATGGCGCCACCA GTTACAGCTCCGTTGTGGCAGACAGCCCGGCAGAGGTGGCTTTGAGCAGCAGTGGGGGCAACAATGCCAGCAGCCAGGCCCTGGGCCCCCCTTCCGGCCCCCACAACCCACCTCCCAGCACCTC GAAGGAACCCAGTGCGGCAGCCCCAACAGGGGCTGGGGGCGTGGCCCCAGGCTCAGGGAACAACTCAGGGGGACCTAGCCTCCTGGTGCCACTGCCTGTGAATCCTCCCAGCTCCCCAACGCCCAGCTTCAGTGATGCCAAGGCAGCCGGTGCCCTGCTCAATGGGCCTCCACAGTTCAGCACTGCCCCGGAAATCAAG GCCTCTGAGCCTCTGAGCTCCTTGAAGTCCATGGCAGAACGGGCAGCCATCAGCTCTGGCATTGAGGATCCTGTGCCAACACTGCACCTGACTGAGCGAG ACATCATCCTGAGCAGCACGTCAGCACCTCCGGCCTCAGCCCAGCCGCCCCTGCAGCTGTCAGAGGTGAACATACCGCTGTCGCTGGGTGTCTGTCCGCTGGGCCCTGTGCCCCTCACCAAGGAGCAGCTCTATCAGCAGGCCATGGAAGAGGCCGCCTGGCACCACATGCCTCACCCCTCTGACTCTGAGCGTATCCG GCAGTACCTCCCCCGGAACCCCTGTCCGACGCCCCCCTACCACCACCAGATGCCACCCCCACACTCGGACACTGTGGAGTTCTACCAGCGCCTGTCGACCGAGACACTCTTCTTCATCTTCTACTATCTGGAG GGCACTAAGGCACAGTACCTGGCAGCCAAGGCCCTAAAGAAGCAGTCGTGGCGATTCCACACCAAGTACATGATGTGGTTCCAGAGGCACGAGGAGCCCAAGACCATCACTGACGAGTTCGAGCAG CCAGCGCAGTCCCTCAGCCGGACCAAGTTCTCCTCCCTCTGGCTGTCTGCTCAGCCTGGACCACCACCCTCTCATCCTCCACTTGGCCAGCTCCTAGGCCTCCTGTAG
- the CNOT3 gene encoding CCR4-NOT transcription complex subunit 3 isoform X3 yields the protein MADKRKLQGEIDRCLKKVSEGVEQFEDIWQKLHNAANANQKEKYEADLKKEIKKLQRLRDQIKTWVASNEIKDKRQLIDNRKLIETQMERFKVVERETKTKAYSKEGLGLAQKVDPAQKEKEEVGQWLTNTIDTLNMQVDQFESEVESLSVQTRKKKGDKDQKQDRIEGLKRHIEKHRYHVRMLETILRMLDNDSILVDAIRKIKDDVEYYVDSSQDPDFEENEFLYDDLDLEDIPQALVATSPPSHSHMEDEIFNQSSSTPTSTTSSSPIPPSPANCTTENSEDDKKRGRSTDSEVSQSPAKNGSKPVHSNQHPQSPAVPPTYPSGPPPAASALSTTPGNNGVPAPAAPPSALGAKASPAPSHNSGTPAPYAQAVAPPAPSGPSTTQPRPPSVQPSGGGGGGGGGGGSGSNSNSSASGGAGKQNGATSYSSVVADSPAEVALSSSGGNNASSQALGPPSGPHNPPPSTSKEPSAAAPTGAGGVAPGSGNNSGGPSLLVPLPVNPPSSPTPSFSDAKAAGALLNGPPQFSTAPEIKASEPLSSLKSMAERAAISSGIEDPVPTLHLTERDIILSSTSAPPASAQPPLQLSEVNIPLSLGVCPLGPVPLTKEQLYQQAMEEAAWHHMPHPSDSERIRQYLPRNPCPTPPYHHQMPPPHSDTVEFYQRLSTETLFFIFYYLEGTKAQYLAAKALKKQSWRFHTKYMMWFQRHEEPKTITDEFEQLVCSTVMFFPTKYFPDAEPLHGDEVLQGPSTRRTQSPLLVLPGCHL from the exons ATGGCGGACAAGCGCAAACTCCAAG GTGAGATTGATCGCTGCCTCAAGAAGGTGTCCGAGGGCGTGGAGCAGTTTGAAGATATTTGGCAGAAG CTCCACAATGCAGCCAACGCGAACCAGAAAGAAAAGTATGAGGCTGACCTAAAGAAGGAGATTAAGAAGCTACAA CGGCTAAGGGACCAGATCAAGACATGGGTAGCGTCCAACGAGATCAAGGACAAGAGGCAGCTTATAGACAACCGCAAGCTCATTGAGACG CAAATGGAACGGTTCAAAGTTGTGGAACGAGAGACCAAAACCAAAGCTTACAGCAAGgagggcctgggcctggcccagaagGTAGATCCTGcccagaaggagaaggaagaggttgGCCAGTGGCTCACG aATACCATCGACACGCTCAACATGCAGGTGGACCAGTTTGAGAGTGAAGTGGAGTCACTGTCAGTGCAGACACGCAAGAAGAAGGGCGACAAGGAT CAGAAGCAGGACCGGATCGAGGGCTTGAAGCGGCACATCGAGAAGCACCGCTACCACGTGCGCATGCTAGAGACCATCCTGCGCATGCTGGACAATGACTCCATCCTCGTTGATGCTATCCGCAAGATCAAGGACGACGTTGAGTACTATGTCGACTCATCCCAGGACCCCGACTTCGAGGAGAACGAGTTTCTCTACGATGACCTGGACCTCGAGGACATTC CACAGGCGCTGGTCGCCACCTCCCCCCCGAGCCACAGCCACATGGAGGATGAGATCTTCAACCAGTCCAGCAGCACGCCCACCTCGACCACCTCCAGCTCTCCCATCCCGCCCAGCCCAGCCAACTGTACCACG GAAAACTCTGAAGATGATAAGAAGAGGGGACGTTCCACAGACAGTGAAGTCAGCCAG TCTCCAGCCAAAAACGGCTCCAAGCCTGTCCACAGCAACCAGCACCCTCAGTCCCCAGCTGTGCCGCCCACCTACCCCTCCGGCCCCCCGCCTGCTGCCTCTGCCTTGAGCACCACTCCTGGCAACAATGGGGTCCCCGCCCCAGCAGCACCCCCAAGTGCCCTGGGCGCCAAGGCCAGTCCAGCTCCCAGCCACAACTCGGGCACCCCTGCTCCCTATGCCCAGGCTGTGGCCCCACCAGCTCCCAGTGGGCCCAGCACGACCCAGCCCCGGCCCCCCAGCGTCCAGCCTAGCGGAGGCGGTGGAGGCGGCGGCGGAGGCGGAGGGAGCGGCAGCAATAGTAACAGCAGTGCCAGTGGAGGGGCTGGCAAGCAGAATGGCGCCACCA GTTACAGCTCCGTTGTGGCAGACAGCCCGGCAGAGGTGGCTTTGAGCAGCAGTGGGGGCAACAATGCCAGCAGCCAGGCCCTGGGCCCCCCTTCCGGCCCCCACAACCCACCTCCCAGCACCTC GAAGGAACCCAGTGCGGCAGCCCCAACAGGGGCTGGGGGCGTGGCCCCAGGCTCAGGGAACAACTCAGGGGGACCTAGCCTCCTGGTGCCACTGCCTGTGAATCCTCCCAGCTCCCCAACGCCCAGCTTCAGTGATGCCAAGGCAGCCGGTGCCCTGCTCAATGGGCCTCCACAGTTCAGCACTGCCCCGGAAATCAAG GCCTCTGAGCCTCTGAGCTCCTTGAAGTCCATGGCAGAACGGGCAGCCATCAGCTCTGGCATTGAGGATCCTGTGCCAACACTGCACCTGACTGAGCGAG ACATCATCCTGAGCAGCACGTCAGCACCTCCGGCCTCAGCCCAGCCGCCCCTGCAGCTGTCAGAGGTGAACATACCGCTGTCGCTGGGTGTCTGTCCGCTGGGCCCTGTGCCCCTCACCAAGGAGCAGCTCTATCAGCAGGCCATGGAAGAGGCCGCCTGGCACCACATGCCTCACCCCTCTGACTCTGAGCGTATCCG GCAGTACCTCCCCCGGAACCCCTGTCCGACGCCCCCCTACCACCACCAGATGCCACCCCCACACTCGGACACTGTGGAGTTCTACCAGCGCCTGTCGACCGAGACACTCTTCTTCATCTTCTACTATCTGGAG GGCACTAAGGCACAGTACCTGGCAGCCAAGGCCCTAAAGAAGCAGTCGTGGCGATTCCACACCAAGTACATGATGTGGTTCCAGAGGCACGAGGAGCCCAAGACCATCACTGACGAGTTCGAGCAG TTGGTGTGTTCTACAGTGATGTTTTTTCCCACGAAATACTTCCCTGATGCCGAGCCCCTTCATGGGGATGAAGTATTACAAGGTCCTTCAACCAGGAGAACTCAGTCCCCTCTCCTGGTTCTCCCAGGTTGCCATCTTTGA